The following coding sequences are from one Epinephelus fuscoguttatus linkage group LG7, E.fuscoguttatus.final_Chr_v1 window:
- the haus7 gene encoding HAUS augmin-like complex subunit 7 isoform X1, protein MAGALKEEHLARHVYASLQAVSCPLVEGLYLQEADSMLQLLCTPSQHRTDILAWICGSINPNFANSKAMSVRAKDPDVLTKEMAVLGQELMLCRADDLDLIKGDSSPHRQLQFQEQLLTLVPGCKKSAGHRMDPEMLLNELYAAENLPHFTHMLKPTLDPWPSHIKALSKGTKSSHKPSREEAADVATLLQLTRSTLEQLQSECEFLSNEAQSPGVFSPSSLRVAACDFQQLMATFSHVFETDLRTYCSRDPPSFSTETVVFQRIHRLLLAFMMELEMLKEVSEASVSVNEDVNQLETQPCYQSRGERRKLPDQLEELRRRIRDFSALLHS, encoded by the exons atggcGGGTGCTTTGAAGGAAGAACATCTTGCACGACATGTTTATGCTTCATTACAG gCTGTGTCTTGTCCCTTGGTGGAAGGTTTGTACCTGCAGGAAGCGGACAgcatgctgcagctgctgtgtacTCCCTCTCAGCACCGCACCGACATACTGGCATGGATCTGCGGCAG TATCAACCCAAACTTTGCCAATTCCAAGGCGATGTCGGTAAGAGCCAAAGACCCAGATGTTTTGACTAAAG AAATGGCTGTGCTTGGGCAGGAGCTGATGCTGTGCAGAGCAGATGACCTAGACCTGATCAAG GGTGATTCGAGTCCTCACCGGCAGCTTCAGTTCCAGGAGCAGCTATTAACTTTAGTACCTGGCTGCAAGAAGTCTGCAGGCCACAGAATGGATCCAGAGATGCTCCTGAATGAGCTCTATGCTGCTGAGAACCTGCCTCACTTCACACATATGCTCAAACCGACACTCGACCCCTGGCCTTCACACATCAA GGCTTTAAGCAAGGGCACCAAGTCATCTCATAAGCCGAGTAGAGAAGAGGCTGCTGATGTTGCCACCCTTCTACAGCTGACGCGATCAACACTGGAGCAGCTACAGTCAGAG TGTGAATTCCTGAGCAATGAGGCGCAGAGTCCTGGTGTCTTCTCTCCAAGCTCCCTGCGCGTGGCGGCATGTGACTTCCAGCAGTTGATGGCTACCTTCAGCCATGTTTTTGAAACCGACTTGAGAACTTACTGCAGTAGAGATCCCCCCAGCTTCAGCACAGAGACCGTTGTCTTCCAGAGGATACACCGATTACTGCTGGCCTTCATGATG GAGTTGGAAATGCTAAAGGAAGTATCAGAAGCTTCTGTATCTGTGAATGAGGATGTGAACCAGCTAGAAACACAGCCTTGCTACCAGAGCCGAGGAGAGAGGCGCAAGTTAC
- the haus7 gene encoding HAUS augmin-like complex subunit 7 isoform X2: MLQLLCTPSQHRTDILAWICGSINPNFANSKAMSVRAKDPDVLTKEMAVLGQELMLCRADDLDLIKGDSSPHRQLQFQEQLLTLVPGCKKSAGHRMDPEMLLNELYAAENLPHFTHMLKPTLDPWPSHIKALSKGTKSSHKPSREEAADVATLLQLTRSTLEQLQSECEFLSNEAQSPGVFSPSSLRVAACDFQQLMATFSHVFETDLRTYCSRDPPSFSTETVVFQRIHRLLLAFMMELEMLKEVSEASVSVNEDVNQLETQPCYQSRGERRKLPDQLEELRRRIRDFSALLHS, encoded by the exons atgctgcagctgctgtgtacTCCCTCTCAGCACCGCACCGACATACTGGCATGGATCTGCGGCAG TATCAACCCAAACTTTGCCAATTCCAAGGCGATGTCGGTAAGAGCCAAAGACCCAGATGTTTTGACTAAAG AAATGGCTGTGCTTGGGCAGGAGCTGATGCTGTGCAGAGCAGATGACCTAGACCTGATCAAG GGTGATTCGAGTCCTCACCGGCAGCTTCAGTTCCAGGAGCAGCTATTAACTTTAGTACCTGGCTGCAAGAAGTCTGCAGGCCACAGAATGGATCCAGAGATGCTCCTGAATGAGCTCTATGCTGCTGAGAACCTGCCTCACTTCACACATATGCTCAAACCGACACTCGACCCCTGGCCTTCACACATCAA GGCTTTAAGCAAGGGCACCAAGTCATCTCATAAGCCGAGTAGAGAAGAGGCTGCTGATGTTGCCACCCTTCTACAGCTGACGCGATCAACACTGGAGCAGCTACAGTCAGAG TGTGAATTCCTGAGCAATGAGGCGCAGAGTCCTGGTGTCTTCTCTCCAAGCTCCCTGCGCGTGGCGGCATGTGACTTCCAGCAGTTGATGGCTACCTTCAGCCATGTTTTTGAAACCGACTTGAGAACTTACTGCAGTAGAGATCCCCCCAGCTTCAGCACAGAGACCGTTGTCTTCCAGAGGATACACCGATTACTGCTGGCCTTCATGATG GAGTTGGAAATGCTAAAGGAAGTATCAGAAGCTTCTGTATCTGTGAATGAGGATGTGAACCAGCTAGAAACACAGCCTTGCTACCAGAGCCGAGGAGAGAGGCGCAAGTTAC